The genomic stretch AATAATTTCTCCGCCTAGACTTTCTAACAGCTTTAAATTTTCCCTATAATAAAAGGTAAACGCTTCATCCATGGCTACGCCTATCTTTACAGGTCTGGTTACAGATGTCTGGTAAATGTTTCGGTATAAGGAACTATTTCCTTCGGAATAACCAGATAAATCACTTTCCGTATTAGTTTTTGATGGTTTAGCCGGGTCATGATTTCCACTTCTTTCTATATATGTAGAATATTCTACAGCCGTTGCCTCCGATGCAAGCTCCAGTAAGCCTTCTATATCCACCGTTTTCTCAAGCTCGTTGCTCAATCGGGAAAGAATATCACCCAGGTTCTGGATTTCCTCTGCCATCAGCAATCCCAAATGACGGCTCTCTATGACGATATCCTTAAGTTCCGGTACGTAACCAAAGCATTTCGTCCCCAGTTCCACACATTTATTTTGGGCTGCTTCATAAAGCACAGGAGATAAACGGTTGAAGATTACACCGGCTATCCTACTGTCTTTCTTATATTTTAGAAAGCCCTGCAGCAAAGCTCCGAGGGAGTTTCCCATTCCTTTGGCTTCAATTATCAGTATGACCGGTGTAGCTGTAAGGGAAGCCACCTCATAGGAACTGCTTTGTTCTGTGAACCCAATACCATCGTAATAACCCATAACGCCTTCCATTACTGAGATATCACTATCCTTACTGCCTTCCAGGAATACTTCTTTTACAGCTTCTTCTCCCGAAAGAAAGATATCCAGGTTATAGGACTTTGTTCCAATAACCTTCCTGTGAAACATAGGGTCAATATAATCCGGTCCGCATTTAAAGGAGCTGATTACCATTCCTCTCTCCTTAAGACACCTTAAGATTCCGCAGGTAATAGTGGTTTTTCCAGTTCCGCTTTTGGTTCCGGCAAACATAATTCGGTTTCTTTTCATTTTAACCTCTATTCTTGCGCACGTTCTTTGCGCATACCAAGTTTGTGGTGCTCAAGCACAAACTTGCGGTTGAAAATTTATTATTCAATCGAACCCCCACTCGCGCTTTGGCGTATGCTGGATACCATTCGTTCCTTGGC from Anaerocolumna sp. AGMB13020 encodes the following:
- a CDS encoding cobyrinate a,c-diamide synthase encodes the protein MKRNRIMFAGTKSGTGKTTITCGILRCLKERGMVISSFKCGPDYIDPMFHRKVIGTKSYNLDIFLSGEEAVKEVFLEGSKDSDISVMEGVMGYYDGIGFTEQSSSYEVASLTATPVILIIEAKGMGNSLGALLQGFLKYKKDSRIAGVIFNRLSPVLYEAAQNKCVELGTKCFGYVPELKDIVIESRHLGLLMAEEIQNLGDILSRLSNELEKTVDIEGLLELASEATAVEYSTYIERSGNHDPAKPSKTNTESDLSGYSEGNSSLYRNIYQTSVTRPVKIGVAMDEAFTFYYRENLKLLESLGGEIIPFSPLRDDRLPKELSGLYLGGGYPELHGEGLSKNISIREEIRECIHKGIPVIAECGGFLYLQKELEDKEGKVYEMVGTFSGKAFPTGRLRRFGYVELKAEKDSLLAEKGECLRAHEFHYWDSDIIGEDYLVTKASNGQEWREVIATDRMYAGFPHLYFPGNVKAAWRYLKKAEEYGR